The Candidatus Gracilibacteria bacterium genome window below encodes:
- a CDS encoding HNH endonuclease — MLDQIYSYREMCDLENVQTLQRGMNFRMNPRYSVILMSRRSNAPYSDSISDDGITIEYEGHDEPKTSYEMNCKLLDQPERTRNGTLTQNGKFIAAIAKFKKGLSNPEIVKVYEKILPGVWSLKGLFDLIDLKVKHDGNRNVFVFILKLSDEQDLTTNEHIDLSHTRLIPSEVKKEVWKRDNGKCVLCSSTKNLHFDHDLPFSRGGTSLTSKNIRLLCAKCNLSKSDKIE; from the coding sequence ATGTTGGATCAAATTTATTCATACAGAGAAATGTGCGATCTTGAGAATGTTCAAACCTTGCAACGAGGAATGAACTTCAGAATGAATCCAAGATATTCAGTTATTCTGATGTCTCGGAGATCCAACGCGCCATATTCTGATAGCATTTCTGATGATGGCATCACTATTGAATATGAAGGCCATGATGAACCAAAAACATCATATGAAATGAATTGCAAATTGCTTGATCAACCCGAAAGAACCAGGAATGGCACTCTAACCCAAAATGGGAAATTTATTGCTGCAATCGCAAAATTCAAAAAATGATTATCTAATCCTGAGATTGTAAAAGTATATGAAAAAATCTTGCCAGGCGTATGGTCATTGAAAGGTTTATTTGATTTAATAGACCTCAAAGTTAAACATGATGGAAACAGAAATGTCTTTGTCTTTATCTTGAAATTATCAGACGAACAGGATCTAACAACAAACGAACATATTGACTTATCTCATACAAGACTAATCCCAAGTGAAGTAAAAAAAGAAGTTTGGAAAAGAGATAACGGTAAATGTGTATTGTGCAGTTCAACAAAAAACCTACATTTTGATCATGACTTACCATTTTCAAGAGGAGGTACTAGCTTAACTAGCAAAAATATAAGATTACTTTGTGCTAAATGTAACTTATCTAAATCAGATAAAATAGAATAA
- a CDS encoding CTP synthase → MKIIFVTGGIISGLGKGVTASSIGRLFKSSGYSVNMMKIDPYLQVDAGTMSPYEHGEVYVTEDGAETDLDVGNYERFVDINLDKGCNPTTGKIYLTVIEKERRGDYLGKTVQVIPHITDEIKRRIREQAEKAEILIVEIGGLVGDAESPVFIEAIRQMRKDIGKENVCYVHVVPLLYMEASGEFKTKAIQLSTRQLREAGIQPNILVTRCSKPMPQELKPKISLYTDVEESDIIEALDARTIYEVPLLFEKQGLKEKIETVLNLPKTTTNLTTWKQFVDNIITPKQEVHIAIIGKYAELEDAYMSVREALVHAGAYHATKVHRHWVNSEDIEKDENVLKQLQQEGKIDGLIIPGGFGSRGIEGKITAIKFARENNIPFLGICLGLQLAVIEFARNVCGVKDATSSEFLQPCGTNFIEYLPDQNDTIDKGGTLRLGHQEAEVAEGSLIYALYEKAGQLKKSDSAPLIKGESKGDGEGKMGGSESGETPPTPPSQGGIISDRHRHRYEVSPDKHDILRQNGLVLSGTSHNSRLIEYIELPTHPYFVATQAHPEFKSRPEKPHPLFRGLIEAVLKQSIK, encoded by the coding sequence ATGAAAATCATATTTGTGACAGGAGGAATAATATCTGGTCTCGGAAAATGAGTGACGGCCTCATCGATAGGTCGTCTTTTCAAATCCTCTGGATATTCCGTCAATATGATGAAGATAGACCCCTATCTCCAGGTCGATGCAGGGACGATGTCTCCCTACGAGCATGGCGAAGTCTATGTGACGGAAGATGGTGCAGAGACCGATCTCGATGTCGGAAATTACGAACGATTTGTCGATATCAATCTCGATAAGGGATGCAACCCCACGACAGGAAAAATCTATCTGACCGTCATAGAAAAAGAACGTCGCGGGGATTATCTGGGGAAAACCGTGCAAGTTATCCCTCATATTACGGATGAGATCAAGAGAAGGATTCGTGAGCAAGCAGAAAAAGCAGAAATCCTGATTGTCGAAATTGGCGGCCTCGTCGGCGATGCTGAGAGCCCTGTTTTTATCGAGGCAATTCGTCAGATGCGAAAAGATATTGGCAAAGAAAATGTCTGCTATGTTCACGTCGTCCCTCTCCTCTATATGGAGGCATCTGGAGAATTTAAAACCAAGGCCATTCAGCTCTCCACACGACAACTGCGTGAAGCCGGTATCCAACCAAATATCCTCGTGACTCGTTGCTCAAAACCGATGCCACAAGAATTGAAGCCAAAGATTTCTCTCTACACCGATGTCGAAGAATCCGATATTATAGAAGCCCTCGATGCGAGAACTATTTATGAAGTCCCTCTTCTTTTTGAAAAACAAGGCCTCAAAGAAAAAATAGAAACCGTGCTCAATCTCCCAAAAACAACCACCAATCTCACAACCTGGAAACAATTTGTGGATAATATCATCACGCCAAAACAAGAAGTCCATATCGCTATCATCGGAAAATACGCCGAGCTGGAAGACGCCTATATGAGTGTCCGGGAAGCTCTCGTCCATGCAGGCGCCTATCACGCCACCAAAGTCCACCGACATTGGGTGAATTCTGAAGATATCGAAAAAGATGAGAATGTTCTCAAACAATTACAGCAAGAAGGAAAAATAGATGGACTGATTATCCCAGGTGGTTTTGGTTCACGAGGTATCGAAGGAAAAATCACAGCAATCAAGTTTGCACGAGAAAATAATATTCCCTTCCTCGGTATCTGCCTCGGACTTCAGCTCGCTGTGATAGAATTTGCGAGAAATGTCTGTGGTGTAAAAGATGCAACGTCCTCGGAATTTCTCCAACCCTGTGGAACCAATTTTATCGAATACTTGCCAGATCAAAATGATACAATCGATAAATGAGGTACCCTCCGTCTCGGACATCAGGAGGCAGAAGTAGCAGAAGGAAGTCTGATATATGCACTGTATGAGAAAGCAGGTCAATTAAAAAAATCAGATAGTGCCCCCTTGATAAAGGGGGAATCAAAGGGGGATTGAGAATGAAAAATGGGGGGTTCTGAGAGTGGGGAAACCCCCCCTACCCCCCCTTCTCAGGGGGGAATAATCTCAGACCGCCATCGTCATCGCTACGAAGTCTCACCAGATAAACACGATATCCTCCGTCAAAATGGTCTCGTCCTCTCTGGCACATCACATAATAGCAGACTTATCGAATATATCGAACTTCCTACTCATCCCTATTTTGTGGCAACACAGGCCCATCCAGAATTTAAGAGTCGACCAGAGAAACCACATCCCCTCTTTCGGGGGCTGATTGAGGCGGTGCTAAAACAGTCAATTAAATAA
- the trxA gene encoding thioredoxin — MAHVLTSSDFDSTIASGVTLVDFYADWCGPCQRLIPIIDDLAKMYEGRANICKLDVDVSGSIAQRYGIMSIPTVLLFKEGQLVEKVVGLQSEGDLVSLVDKHLV; from the coding sequence ATGGCGCACGTACTTACATCGAGTGATTTTGATAGCACGATTGCTTCCGGGGTGACTTTGGTTGATTTTTATGCTGATTGGTGTGGTCCATGTCAGCGGCTGATTCCTATTATTGATGATCTCGCTAAAATGTATGAGGGGCGTGCAAATATTTGCAAACTCGATGTCGATGTATCAGGGAGTATCGCTCAAAGATATGGGATTATGAGTATCCCAACCGTTCTCCTCTTTAAAGAAGGCCAACTCGTCGAAAAGGTCGTGGGGCTTCAATCAGAAGGGGATCTTGTTAGCTTAGTTGATAAGCATCTCGTATAG
- a CDS encoding YggT family protein, producing the protein MASIFLYIISGLAFFLRVLYWCIIIDVLLSWLSILGVRVIIGPLVSITQPLYAVVRKILPTTIGIIDITPIILILLLDVIATLGIPFLIKLIQY; encoded by the coding sequence ATGGCGAGCATATTTCTCTATATCATTTCTGGACTGGCTTTCTTTTTAAGAGTATTGTATTGGTGTATTATCATCGATGTTCTTTTGAGTTGGCTTTCTATCCTCGGTGTACGAGTTATCATCGGTCCGCTCGTGAGTATCACACAACCGCTCTATGCTGTTGTCCGTAAAATTCTCCCAACTACCATCGGCATTATCGACATTACTCCGATTATTCTTATTCTTCTTTTGGATGTAATAGCGACGCTCGGCATACCTTTTTTGATAAAACTTATACAATACTAA
- a CDS encoding bifunctional 5,10-methylenetetrahydrofolate dehydrogenase/5,10-methenyltetrahydrofolate cyclohydrolase, whose translation MILDIASFAHSLIADIAGDVKKLQTQPRLIVIVVGDDPASAVYVRNKIRRCADAGMQGEVLHFENTISEDALIQEIQTLNNDSSVTGILVQSPLPQHIDAQEVFNHIHPLKDVDGFSAANITQLYSGDESGLVPCTPKGIIKIIEWYLTSIQNTKDKIHNEGNVLAGKKAVVIGKSTIVGKPLAMMLLNAGATVTVCHSRTKDLKEHTLQADIVISAVGKKHLITADMIHEKSLVIDVGICVEEMDDRRYLFGDCDTQNIAPKADITPVPGGVGPMTIAMLLANTLLAHSLQGKQ comes from the coding sequence ATGATTCTTGATATTGCATCTTTTGCTCACAGTCTTATCGCAGACATTGCCTGAGATGTGAAAAAACTGCAAACACAACCACGACTCATCGTCATCGTAGTAGGAGATGATCCTGCGAGCGCTGTCTATGTGCGTAATAAGATACGAAGATGTGCAGACGCTGGAATGCAGTGAGAGGTCCTGCATTTTGAAAATACTATTTCCGAGGATGCTCTTATTCAAGAAATCCAAACACTCAATAATGATAGTTCTGTGACAGGCATTCTCGTACAATCACCACTTCCTCAGCATATTGATGCACAAGAAGTTTTTAATCATATTCATCCACTCAAAGATGTGGATGGTTTTTCTGCTGCCAATATCACTCAACTCTATTCTGGCGACGAGAGTGGTCTCGTGCCATGCACACCAAAAGGAATTATAAAAATCATAGAATGGTACCTTACTTCAATACAAAATACAAAGGACAAAATACACAATGAAGGAAATGTTTTGGCGGGGAAGAAAGCTGTCGTCATCGGAAAGAGTACTATCGTTGGCAAACCACTCGCTATGATGCTCCTCAATGCTGGCGCTACCGTGACCGTGTGTCATAGTCGCACAAAAGACCTCAAAGAGCATACTCTTCAGGCGGATATCGTGATCTCAGCTGTCGGGAAGAAACATCTTATCACGGCCGATATGATCCATGAAAAATCCCTTGTTATCGATGTGGGTATTTGTGTGGAAGAGATGGATGATAGACGATATCTTTTTGGGGATTGTGATACTCAGAATATAGCTCCAAAAGCTGATATCACCCCTGTCCCTGGATGAGTTGGACCGATGACTATCGCGATGCTCCTCGCAAATACGCTCCTGGCTCATTCACTCCAATGAAAACAATAA